A window of Archangium lipolyticum contains these coding sequences:
- a CDS encoding quinone oxidoreductase family protein → MRVITQQAFGGVEQLVEEDWPLPEPGPGEVRVRIRAASFNPIDVYFRRGGFGGRLPQVLGRDFSGVVDALGEGVKGLAVGDAVYCYRAGQGSNGSHAEYICMPALLVLPKPARLGFLEAAALPVVALTAWQSVARARVQRGEAVFVAGGSGGVGSMALQILRHLGAHPLLTTAGGDASADYLVRQLGVEPGHILRYRGLSRERLLSEVLAMNGGRHVPVALDFVGGTMKELCFDVAAVEGRVVSIVEEPADSPINLWDEARSPLILRSLEFHFIQLGARALYAPRETWSVYREQLGTISRLIEEGALNPPAVRSVGPLSAVSVREAHRLLEEGRVQGKLVVECG, encoded by the coding sequence ATGCGCGTCATCACTCAGCAGGCGTTTGGTGGAGTCGAGCAGTTGGTGGAAGAAGACTGGCCCCTGCCCGAGCCGGGCCCCGGGGAGGTGCGGGTCCGCATCCGGGCCGCGTCCTTCAATCCCATCGATGTCTACTTCCGCCGGGGAGGCTTCGGGGGCCGGTTGCCGCAGGTCCTGGGGCGGGACTTCTCGGGCGTGGTGGACGCGCTGGGCGAGGGCGTGAAGGGACTCGCCGTGGGTGACGCGGTGTATTGCTACCGCGCGGGGCAGGGCAGCAATGGCTCACACGCGGAGTACATCTGCATGCCGGCGTTGCTGGTGCTCCCCAAGCCCGCGCGTCTGGGTTTCCTCGAGGCGGCCGCACTGCCCGTGGTGGCGCTCACGGCATGGCAGTCCGTCGCCCGGGCGCGCGTCCAGCGGGGCGAGGCCGTCTTCGTCGCCGGAGGCTCGGGAGGCGTGGGGTCCATGGCACTCCAAATACTTCGCCACCTGGGCGCTCACCCCCTCCTGACCACGGCCGGCGGCGACGCGAGCGCCGACTACCTGGTGCGGCAGCTGGGCGTGGAGCCCGGCCACATCCTCCGCTACCGCGGGCTGTCACGGGAGCGGTTGCTCTCGGAGGTGCTGGCGATGAACGGCGGACGGCACGTCCCCGTGGCCCTGGACTTCGTCGGCGGCACCATGAAGGAGCTGTGCTTCGACGTGGCGGCGGTGGAGGGGCGCGTGGTGTCCATCGTGGAGGAGCCCGCGGACTCCCCCATCAACCTCTGGGACGAGGCGCGCAGCCCGCTCATCCTCCGCTCGCTGGAGTTCCACTTCATCCAGCTCGGCGCGCGGGCCCTGTACGCCCCGCGCGAGACATGGAGCGTCTACCGCGAGCAGCTCGGGACGATTTCCCGGCTCATCGAGGAGGGCGCCCTGAATCCACCCGCGGTGCGCTCCGTGGGCCCGCTGTCGGCGGTCTCGGTGCGCGAGGCCCACCGGTTGCTCGAGGAGGGCCGCGTGCAGGGGAAGCTCGTCGTGGAGTGCGGCTGA
- a CDS encoding prenyltransferase, whose translation MRVGSMSLAARWWYALKPASWPKVFVPALFGQAVGAATTGRLSVGALVFGAVWMLADVAFVVLLNDWGDREVDVLKRRMFPQGCSPKTIPDGILPAGAVLAAGLGAGVVALLVAWAAGLALGRPLLLPLAALGLFVFVAYTLPPLRLNYRGGGELLEMVGVGGVLPALHAYAQCGDWAPAWLLALAPGMLALSLSSALASGLSDEESDRAGGKRTFTTLLGNAAVRVSAEVLLALGALLWLVVACLTEDAPPPVAVVPAVLLTLLFGGRSVRKSPGAVTNAFGAQSAYKAELHRAIWWGTVTLSALVLVASWRGPG comes from the coding sequence GTGCGTGTCGGGTCGATGAGTCTCGCGGCGCGGTGGTGGTATGCCCTCAAGCCGGCGAGCTGGCCGAAGGTGTTCGTCCCGGCGCTGTTCGGACAGGCCGTGGGCGCCGCCACCACGGGCCGGCTGTCCGTGGGGGCGCTCGTCTTCGGCGCGGTGTGGATGCTCGCGGATGTCGCCTTCGTCGTGCTGCTCAACGACTGGGGGGATCGCGAGGTGGATGTCCTCAAGCGCCGCATGTTCCCCCAGGGCTGCTCGCCGAAGACGATTCCCGACGGCATCCTCCCCGCCGGGGCGGTGCTCGCCGCGGGCCTGGGGGCCGGCGTCGTGGCGCTGCTCGTGGCGTGGGCGGCGGGCCTCGCCCTGGGGCGTCCGTTGTTGTTGCCCCTCGCGGCGCTGGGGCTGTTCGTCTTCGTCGCCTATACGTTGCCGCCCCTGCGGCTGAACTACCGGGGCGGCGGTGAGCTGCTGGAGATGGTGGGCGTGGGGGGCGTGCTCCCCGCCCTGCATGCCTATGCCCAGTGTGGCGATTGGGCACCCGCGTGGTTGCTGGCACTGGCCCCGGGCATGCTGGCGCTGTCGCTGTCGAGCGCCCTGGCGAGCGGACTGTCGGACGAGGAGAGCGACCGGGCCGGAGGCAAGCGCACCTTCACCACGCTCCTAGGCAACGCGGCCGTCCGCGTGAGCGCGGAGGTGTTGCTCGCCCTGGGCGCGCTCCTCTGGCTCGTGGTGGCCTGTCTGACCGAGGACGCACCGCCGCCCGTCGCGGTGGTGCCGGCCGTACTGCTCACGTTACTCTTCGGAGGGCGCTCGGTGCGGAAGAGTCCGGGCGCGGTGACGAATGCCTTCGGCGCGCAGTCGGCGTACAAGGCGGAGCTCCATCGCGCCATCTGGTGGGGCACGGTCACATTGTCGGCGCTGGTACTCGTCGCGAGCTGGAGAGGGCCTGGGTGA
- a CDS encoding helix-turn-helix transcriptional regulator — MDDKLALALGAAARAARLRAGLTQAEAAEKVGLAPGVYGRIERGGMMPSVPTLRRLSIILKIPSDTLLSLSHTEVTAWVDSLPAKEERSPELRKLARSLRTLSPSQLKVLNVIATALTR, encoded by the coding sequence ATGGATGACAAGCTGGCCCTCGCATTGGGGGCGGCGGCGCGTGCCGCCCGGTTGCGCGCGGGGCTCACCCAGGCGGAAGCGGCCGAGAAGGTCGGTCTGGCTCCGGGTGTGTACGGCCGCATCGAGCGCGGGGGAATGATGCCCAGCGTCCCCACGCTGCGCCGGTTGAGCATCATCCTGAAGATTCCCTCGGACACGCTGTTGAGCCTGAGTCACACCGAGGTGACGGCCTGGGTGGACTCGCTGCCAGCGAAGGAGGAGCGCTCCCCGGAGCTGCGCAAGCTGGCGCGCTCGCTGCGCACCCTGTCTCCGTCCCAGCTCAAGGTGCTCAACGTCATCGCCACCGCGCTCACGCGTTGA
- a CDS encoding pyridoxamine 5'-phosphate oxidase family protein, whose translation MATKKTEKKDPIAHLSELIHGIKVAMMTTVEEDGTLRSRPMWTHDRDFDGELWFFTREHSPKVDAVERDHHVNLSYSEPGRDRYVSVSGLARLVLDKEKARELWNPTLKAWFPEGLDDPELALLCVQVNKAEYWDTPNSRMVQLVGFVKGVITGEPYRPGDNEKVNLDEAGPSLH comes from the coding sequence ATGGCCACGAAGAAGACGGAGAAGAAGGACCCCATCGCGCACCTGAGCGAGCTCATCCACGGCATCAAGGTCGCGATGATGACGACGGTCGAGGAGGACGGCACCCTGCGCAGCCGCCCCATGTGGACCCACGACCGGGACTTCGATGGAGAGCTGTGGTTCTTCACCCGCGAGCACTCGCCCAAGGTGGACGCGGTGGAGCGGGACCATCACGTCAACCTCTCGTACTCGGAGCCGGGACGGGACCGCTACGTGTCGGTGAGCGGCCTGGCCCGTCTGGTGCTCGACAAGGAGAAGGCCCGCGAGCTGTGGAACCCCACCCTCAAGGCCTGGTTCCCCGAAGGGCTCGATGACCCCGAGCTCGCGCTCCTCTGTGTCCAGGTGAACAAGGCCGAGTACTGGGACACCCCCAACAGCCGCATGGTGCAGCTGGTGGGCTTCGTGAAGGGTGTCATCACCGGCGAGCCGTACCGTCCGGGCGACAACGAGAAGGTGAACCTCGACGAGGCCGGCCCCTCGCTGCACTGA
- a CDS encoding cysteine desulfurase-like protein, giving the protein MTSPFAEHFPALRSGFSYIDNAAGAQVPSHTIDAITRFLTSGSCNVGQPYEASVRATEVKAQARAATAGFLHCQPEEVMLGTSATALTFQLSRAFSRLFQPGDEIVISELEHESNASPWRWLEAQGAVVKVWRAHWPEGRLELEDLRALLTSRTRLVAVTAAANSVGTMPDVAGATALAHSVGAWSIIDAVHSSPHQLPDMKGWDADFAVFSPYKVFGPHLGCLYVRRELLPRLPADKLWFVPDDSPQKFEPGTANHEALAGWLGTLRYVREVLGDGQPGRAGLERAWRRIESLERPLLESALERLRAHPRVRLYGIPEPKGRTATFCFNVPGVAPRAVAEHLAQRGVGVAAGHYYATLSMQALGLMPEGAVRVSLLHYNTLEDVDRLLAALDALP; this is encoded by the coding sequence ATGACCTCCCCCTTCGCCGAGCACTTCCCCGCCTTGCGGTCGGGCTTCAGCTACATCGACAACGCCGCCGGTGCGCAGGTGCCCTCGCACACCATCGACGCCATCACCCGGTTCCTCACCAGCGGCAGCTGCAACGTGGGCCAGCCCTACGAGGCCTCCGTGCGCGCCACCGAGGTGAAGGCCCAGGCCCGCGCCGCCACCGCCGGATTCCTCCACTGTCAGCCCGAGGAGGTCATGCTCGGCACCAGCGCGACCGCCCTCACCTTCCAGCTCTCGCGCGCCTTCTCCCGCCTGTTCCAGCCCGGGGACGAAATCGTCATCTCGGAGCTCGAGCACGAGTCCAACGCCAGCCCCTGGCGCTGGCTGGAGGCCCAGGGCGCGGTGGTGAAGGTGTGGCGCGCGCACTGGCCCGAGGGGCGCCTGGAGCTCGAGGATCTGCGCGCGCTGCTCACCTCGCGCACCCGGCTGGTCGCGGTGACGGCCGCCGCCAACTCGGTGGGCACGATGCCAGACGTGGCCGGTGCCACCGCGCTGGCCCACTCCGTGGGCGCGTGGAGCATCATCGACGCGGTGCACTCCAGCCCGCACCAGCTGCCCGACATGAAGGGCTGGGACGCGGACTTCGCCGTGTTCTCCCCGTACAAGGTCTTCGGACCGCACCTGGGCTGCCTGTACGTGCGCCGCGAGCTGCTGCCCCGGCTGCCCGCGGACAAGCTGTGGTTCGTCCCCGACGACAGCCCCCAGAAGTTCGAGCCCGGCACCGCCAACCACGAGGCTCTCGCGGGTTGGCTGGGCACGCTGCGCTACGTGCGCGAGGTGCTCGGTGACGGGCAGCCCGGGCGCGCGGGACTGGAGCGGGCCTGGCGCCGCATCGAGTCCCTGGAGCGCCCGCTGCTGGAGTCCGCGCTGGAGCGGCTGCGTGCCCACCCGCGCGTGCGGCTGTACGGCATCCCCGAGCCCAAGGGCCGGACGGCCACCTTCTGCTTCAACGTGCCCGGAGTCGCGCCGCGCGCTGTGGCCGAGCACCTCGCCCAACGGGGAGTGGGCGTGGCCGCGGGCCACTACTACGCCACCCTGTCCATGCAGGCGCTGGGCCTCATGCCCGAGGGCGCGGTGCGCGTCTCGCTGCTGCACTACAACACGCTCGAGGACGTGGACCGGCTCCTCGCCGCGCTGGACGCGCTACCCTGA
- a CDS encoding CapA family protein yields the protein MLVQAFLLVPLLYGATPDRVELVFGGDVIPHGEVKEAAADHARSIQDGDGTHRSLNNEGWDHVFGPITDVLRTADVAMVNLETPVSGDPRAPTAPLIFDAPPAMLRALASAGVDVVSTANNHAFDQRRAGVSSTWKYLAEAGLRSVGSGSSEASAWTPLILEKRGMRIGFLSFTRWLNGARNPNEPDTSPHVAYVPYNAKAGGSWLAPEAAVEVVRAAARRCDALIVAIHWGTEYSHTPHPDDRKLARALLEAGALAIIGHHPHVLQPIESYRTTSGRDTLVAFSLGNLIANQDRHYVHGPRSEEVGSKRDSLLLRLSLTRPHPGAPVSLEGSSVLPVWIENNHYVALGRGKVPRHIQPVLLDQEVQVIHERLVALAARAATQSHEVRQERTALERRLDMARRRRELILQIARPPGSSVGTAEPGRRPAG from the coding sequence GTGCTCGTTCAGGCGTTTCTGCTCGTTCCCCTGCTGTATGGCGCCACACCCGACCGCGTGGAGCTCGTCTTCGGTGGGGATGTCATTCCCCATGGCGAGGTGAAGGAGGCCGCGGCCGACCACGCGCGCTCCATCCAGGACGGAGATGGCACCCACCGGTCGCTCAACAACGAGGGATGGGACCACGTCTTCGGACCCATCACCGACGTGCTGCGCACCGCCGACGTCGCCATGGTCAATCTGGAGACGCCCGTCAGCGGAGATCCCCGCGCGCCCACCGCGCCCCTCATCTTCGACGCGCCGCCCGCCATGCTGCGCGCCCTGGCCTCCGCCGGGGTGGACGTCGTGTCCACCGCCAACAACCATGCCTTCGACCAGCGCCGCGCGGGTGTCTCCTCCACGTGGAAGTACCTGGCGGAGGCGGGCCTCCGGAGCGTCGGCTCGGGCTCCTCCGAGGCCTCCGCGTGGACGCCCCTCATCCTCGAGAAGCGCGGGATGCGGATCGGCTTCCTGTCCTTCACCCGGTGGTTGAACGGCGCGCGAAATCCGAACGAGCCGGACACCTCGCCCCACGTCGCCTACGTGCCCTACAACGCCAAGGCGGGTGGTTCCTGGCTGGCCCCGGAGGCCGCCGTGGAGGTGGTGCGCGCCGCTGCCCGGCGCTGCGACGCGCTCATCGTCGCCATCCACTGGGGCACCGAGTACTCGCACACGCCGCATCCGGATGACCGGAAGCTGGCCCGTGCCCTCCTGGAGGCCGGCGCGCTCGCCATCATCGGCCACCACCCCCATGTGCTACAGCCCATCGAGTCGTACCGCACCACCTCCGGACGCGACACGCTCGTCGCCTTCTCCCTGGGCAACCTCATCGCCAACCAGGATCGGCACTACGTCCACGGCCCGCGGTCGGAGGAGGTGGGCAGCAAGCGCGACTCCCTGCTGCTGCGGCTCTCGCTCACGCGTCCCCATCCGGGCGCGCCCGTGTCGCTGGAGGGCTCGTCCGTCCTGCCCGTGTGGATCGAGAACAACCACTACGTCGCCCTCGGCCGGGGCAAGGTTCCTCGCCACATCCAGCCCGTGCTCCTCGACCAGGAGGTGCAGGTCATCCATGAGCGGCTGGTGGCGCTCGCGGCCCGCGCCGCCACCCAGTCCCACGAAGTCCGTCAGGAGCGCACCGCGCTCGAGCGCCGGCTCGACATGGCCCGGCGCCGGCGCGAGCTCATCCTCCAGATAGCCCGGCCTCCCGGCTCCAGCGTGGGCACGGCGGAGCCCGGGAGGCGTCCGGCGGGTTAG
- a CDS encoding lycopene cyclase domain-containing protein: protein MTYEFLVLALLFLVPGALIWLVRADLRGLMGRVALASLPFAATEWLFYPEYWAPRFLFDLADRIGFGIEDVLFVVGLGAFSCSAYAVAFRRTVVPLGGSVRPWTRAVGAIVALLAVAGLLLALGVPILYASVLAMVGMVVGFLVMRPDLVAPSLLGALVSAAIYLGLCLVFEWLVPGVFERTWRPSLLLRGRLLGVPLDELLYGWGSGLAATAFPAWAFGLRFAPLTETRSG, encoded by the coding sequence ATGACGTACGAGTTCCTGGTGCTGGCGCTCCTGTTCCTGGTTCCGGGAGCCCTCATCTGGCTCGTGCGCGCGGATCTGCGCGGGTTGATGGGACGGGTGGCGCTGGCCTCGCTCCCGTTCGCGGCGACCGAGTGGCTGTTCTATCCGGAGTATTGGGCCCCACGGTTCCTGTTCGACCTGGCGGACCGGATCGGCTTCGGCATCGAGGACGTGCTGTTCGTCGTCGGGCTCGGTGCCTTCTCCTGCAGTGCGTACGCGGTGGCGTTCCGCCGGACGGTGGTGCCCCTGGGCGGGAGCGTGCGGCCGTGGACTCGGGCCGTGGGGGCCATCGTCGCCCTGCTGGCGGTGGCCGGGCTGTTGCTCGCCCTGGGCGTGCCCATCCTCTACGCCTCGGTGCTGGCGATGGTGGGGATGGTGGTGGGGTTCCTGGTGATGCGCCCGGACCTGGTGGCGCCGAGCCTGCTGGGCGCGCTGGTGTCGGCGGCCATCTACCTCGGGCTGTGTCTGGTCTTCGAGTGGCTCGTCCCCGGTGTCTTCGAGCGCACGTGGAGGCCGAGCCTCCTGCTGCGGGGCAGGTTGCTCGGCGTTCCGCTGGATGAGCTGCTGTATGGGTGGGGCTCGGGGTTGGCCGCGACGGCTTTTCCGGCCTGGGCCTTCGGGCTGCGGTTCGCGCCGCTCACGGAGACGCGTTCAGGGTAG
- a CDS encoding ferrochelatase, whose product MRGLPEDILAGLERLAPLVSGGASLDPSRPRALLPVELAARVMDGLGDVERARAFAEGLGEVVRVFAEDFPDNIFWDLDYLACCMWNAGGPGEIEGFVRRVVVLCRGFGNKSELRFRYAHDFLYGYDWARWVARQPGDRAGIGPFDLAFFDYLDARRQTLLELIARNDAKYGQLQGPEFRNPFFFCREPREEAHLHQVLAQADLIPVKAWRLDGERRWDLPFTDLRTEAARRLGLARDATS is encoded by the coding sequence GTGAGAGGACTGCCGGAAGACATCCTCGCGGGACTCGAGCGGTTGGCCCCGCTGGTCAGCGGGGGCGCCTCGCTCGACCCCAGCCGTCCGCGCGCGCTCCTCCCCGTGGAGCTGGCGGCGCGGGTGATGGACGGCCTGGGTGACGTGGAGCGGGCGCGGGCCTTCGCCGAGGGGCTGGGCGAAGTGGTGCGGGTCTTCGCGGAGGACTTCCCGGACAACATCTTCTGGGACCTCGACTATCTGGCCTGCTGTATGTGGAACGCTGGCGGGCCGGGCGAGATAGAGGGCTTCGTGCGCCGGGTGGTGGTGCTGTGCCGTGGCTTCGGCAACAAGTCCGAGCTGCGCTTCCGTTACGCCCACGACTTCCTGTACGGCTACGACTGGGCCCGCTGGGTGGCGCGCCAGCCCGGGGACCGTGCGGGCATCGGGCCATTCGACCTGGCGTTCTTCGACTATCTCGACGCCCGGCGCCAGACGTTGCTGGAGCTCATCGCCCGCAACGATGCCAAGTACGGGCAGCTCCAGGGCCCCGAGTTCCGCAACCCCTTCTTCTTCTGCCGCGAGCCTCGCGAGGAGGCGCACCTGCACCAGGTGCTCGCCCAGGCGGACCTCATCCCCGTCAAGGCCTGGCGGCTCGATGGCGAGCGGCGCTGGGACCTTCCCTTCACCGACCTGCGGACCGAGGCCGCGCGGCGTCTCGGCCTCGCGCGGGATGCCACGTCGTGA
- a CDS encoding prenyltransferase: MSRAWLQASRLPSQSYIALPLLLGQLVAVRMRGQSLDLGTLVGVQLFGLLDQLFIVYANDWADQETDRRNRTATVFSGGSRVLVEGRLSPRALGTAALVCAGSLLAVSVGLAVARGAPLLVPLAVLALGLLWAYSYPPLRLSYRGGGEWLQVMGVAGVLPLYGYVAQGGVLGHFPWALVVLLLPTHLACAIATALPDEPSDRESGKLTVPARVGGERAAWGILTLNGLTLALAPFGLGSVGLRADAWLLVPAVAALAVPLVRPAPPGSKRVQVRVAAAITATLATVALPLIALAAS, from the coding sequence GTGAGCCGGGCGTGGCTCCAGGCCTCGCGGCTCCCCTCCCAGTCGTACATCGCGCTCCCGCTGCTGCTCGGCCAGCTCGTCGCCGTGCGCATGCGGGGACAGTCGCTCGACCTCGGGACGCTGGTGGGGGTCCAGCTCTTCGGGCTGCTCGATCAGCTCTTCATCGTCTACGCCAATGACTGGGCGGATCAGGAGACCGACCGCCGCAACCGGACGGCCACCGTCTTCTCCGGCGGCTCCCGCGTGCTCGTCGAGGGCCGACTCTCGCCGCGTGCGCTCGGGACGGCCGCCCTCGTCTGCGCGGGCTCGCTGCTGGCCGTGTCGGTGGGGCTGGCCGTGGCGCGTGGCGCACCGCTGCTCGTGCCGCTGGCCGTGCTGGCGCTGGGGCTGTTGTGGGCCTACAGCTATCCGCCGCTCCGGCTCTCCTATCGGGGCGGTGGTGAGTGGTTGCAGGTGATGGGCGTCGCCGGAGTGCTGCCACTCTATGGATACGTCGCGCAGGGCGGGGTCCTGGGGCACTTCCCCTGGGCGCTCGTCGTGCTCCTGCTGCCCACCCACCTGGCCTGTGCCATCGCCACCGCGCTCCCCGATGAGCCCTCGGACCGGGAGAGCGGCAAGCTCACGGTGCCCGCCCGGGTGGGCGGCGAGCGGGCCGCGTGGGGCATCCTGACGCTGAACGGGCTCACGTTGGCGCTGGCCCCGTTCGGCCTGGGCTCGGTGGGACTGCGCGCGGATGCGTGGTTGCTCGTTCCCGCGGTGGCGGCACTCGCGGTGCCGCTGGTGCGTCCCGCGCCGCCCGGCTCGAAGCGTGTCCAGGTCCGGGTCGCCGCCGCCATCACCGCCACCCTGGCGACGGTCGCGCTCCCGCTCATCGCCCTGGCGGCCAGCTGA
- a CDS encoding DUF2254 domain-containing protein, whose product MPPHLAKLWNSIQSSLWLRPVLFVATGIVLGLVLPTLDRIWPGLGREVRSHELSIYIPTTPDSSREVLISMAAALVTVMTVATSMTMVAVQLASTQYTPRLLGRFMADHDTQRVLGTYLLTVVYLLLLLSVVGTPEYEGQKRDLPVLSLGVAMLLTLGCLLLLPHFLHHAGWSVQANTIISSIGREVIQELDRLKLDEMRELGEELPGPAGKSTTVTARETGYVQLLDEERLIAALPKEVHTVRLDVRTGDFLFPGLPLLSLWPPVPLTERQRKRLHAALAVGSTRTTQQDVLYGVRQLVDMALKALSPAINDVTTSVMVINELGAVGRAVAHKRLLGQGWWMRRIRGVTLLRPGFGLAPFLQDAFGEIPLAASSQPRVILRILEVLAQIASVEQDATIRRMLVRTGRSVYAAVRLSEQRERDMRLIDELWLGLQQKEAPLSASLPCETVH is encoded by the coding sequence ATGCCACCGCACCTGGCGAAGCTGTGGAACTCCATCCAATCGAGCCTCTGGTTGCGGCCCGTGCTGTTCGTGGCCACGGGCATCGTGCTCGGACTGGTGCTGCCGACACTCGACCGGATCTGGCCGGGACTGGGCCGGGAAGTGCGCTCCCACGAGTTGTCCATCTACATCCCCACCACGCCGGACAGCAGCCGCGAGGTGCTCATCAGCATGGCGGCGGCGCTGGTCACCGTCATGACGGTGGCCACCTCCATGACGATGGTGGCGGTGCAGCTCGCCTCCACGCAGTACACCCCACGGCTGCTGGGGCGCTTCATGGCGGACCACGACACGCAGCGGGTGCTCGGCACCTACCTGCTCACCGTGGTCTACCTGCTGCTCCTGCTATCGGTGGTGGGCACTCCGGAGTACGAGGGCCAGAAGAGGGACCTGCCAGTCCTGTCGCTCGGGGTGGCGATGCTCCTCACCCTGGGCTGCCTGCTGCTGCTGCCCCACTTCCTCCACCACGCCGGCTGGTCCGTGCAGGCGAACACCATCATCTCGTCCATCGGAAGGGAGGTCATCCAGGAGCTGGACCGGTTGAAGCTCGACGAGATGCGGGAGCTGGGCGAAGAGCTGCCCGGCCCGGCCGGGAAGTCCACGACCGTCACCGCGAGGGAGACGGGCTACGTGCAGCTCCTGGACGAGGAGCGGCTGATCGCGGCCCTTCCCAAGGAGGTGCACACGGTGCGGCTCGACGTGAGGACCGGGGACTTCCTCTTCCCGGGGCTGCCGCTCCTGTCGCTCTGGCCCCCGGTCCCCTTGACCGAGCGGCAACGGAAACGGCTGCACGCCGCGCTCGCCGTGGGGAGCACCCGCACCACACAACAGGACGTGCTCTACGGGGTAAGGCAGCTGGTGGACATGGCCCTCAAGGCGCTCTCGCCGGCCATCAATGACGTCACCACGTCGGTGATGGTGATCAACGAGCTGGGCGCGGTGGGGCGGGCGGTGGCACACAAGCGGCTGCTCGGCCAGGGTTGGTGGATGCGGCGCATCCGTGGCGTGACGCTGCTGCGCCCTGGCTTCGGGCTCGCGCCCTTCCTGCAGGACGCGTTCGGGGAGATTCCCCTCGCCGCCTCTTCCCAGCCCCGGGTCATCCTGCGCATCCTGGAGGTGCTCGCGCAGATCGCCAGTGTCGAGCAGGACGCGACGATCCGGAGGATGCTGGTGCGGACCGGCCGGTCGGTCTACGCGGCGGTCCGGCTCTCCGAGCAACGCGAACGTGACATGCGGCTCATCGATGAGCTCTGGCTCGGGCTGCAGCAGAAGGAGGCTCCCCTGTCCGCTTCCCTTCCGTGCGAAACGGTGCACTGA